Within Oreochromis niloticus isolate F11D_XX linkage group LG2, O_niloticus_UMD_NMBU, whole genome shotgun sequence, the genomic segment AGCTGCGTCAGAAGTTTTTCCACTAATCTCTGGAGTTGAGGCTCTTTGAGTGGGAAACTAAATATCTGTATCTGAGGCCTGTCACACAGCGTCGCATCACGGGATGATCAAAACCCCCTTCGGCAAGCTTTTGCATTGTCAGAGACGGGCCTCCTTTGAGAAGCAAGAGAGAAGAGTTTGGCTGCTAGCTGCTGTGGAGggaagaggaggaaagagaGCTGGAAGCAGGGTTAATCCCACACTGTCATTATCCTCACTTCTTAGCCACAGTGTGCGAGCATCCTCGTAATGAAGGCCATTTCCAAGGATTTACACCTGGCACAGGCACCAAATTCTGCAGTAATTACCAGCACAGAGAGATTCCTCTTACCTTTAGCATTTACTGAGAGCTATAAATAGCAACCCCTCGACGTTctgcacaactgtaaacctgcAGAAAATGCAGCATCTACAGCACTTCTGCGTCTGACGGATAATGATGTTTACTGTTACAGAACAAccacttcctctcctcctctgtggAGAAATGTCGACAAGAGGCTTATTTGTTTCGACTCATTTCACAATCTATTTGTTTAATTGGTAATGATTTGCCCCAGGagataaaataataatggaGATACCGTGTTAtctaataaataaagtaaacgTCAGCAGCGACACGCAGGCTGCCCTTTCTCTTCTTTCATGAAAGTTTTAAAGCCATTGTGTACTTCAGTGACAAGTGGAGTGACAGGAAAAGACCTGCTATGTTCAAAAGGCATGTCAAAGAACACAAACCAAATGCAGATTTCAATAGAGAACATTTACCCTGATAATATCAGGGAAGTCTCTTCTGTCTACTGTAACTTCTATTTTCTGTAACTTGCTTACAAATAAACTGAGATCCCACTGCATGTTAACTGCAGCCTGCGGTCTTCCTCAACTATTTACACAAAAACCCAGATTAGTCATTATGAAACACTCCTGTTCCTCATGTGCCACTAGCGCTGCTTTCCCATGACTTAACATCACTAAGCATGCCCGAGCATGATGATTGAGCCCTGACCTCTCCCCTCTTCCCTTCCGCTTGCCTCATCTTACAAAAGCTGACGTTTTACACATTGTGATGAATGAACTGACAGCACAAACGGTAAAACACACTTTCTAAATGTCATGTGTGAGACATGGTGCTcacattttttcattaatttgttATATTTGCTAGTCGAGCAATTACTTATTAAATGTGGAAATATATTTCTCAGATAAAAGTTACATCACATGCTCCTCAAGCTTATACGTAGTTTATTTGGCAACTTTCTAGAAGTGGAAATTGTCATCTTTTTCTACTGTATCCTGTTAAACCCCTGATCAGATTCCACTGTATTTACTTTTCCAGTAAACCTCTCCCACTCACACAGATGTGTAGACTGTTTTTAATTAAGTTTCATTTCGTAATGTCAAACTTCCCGAACcattatttacatttctgtGATGAATATAGTAATTAGAAAGTGCCAACTAATTTACATCTTTGCATTCActagacactttattaggtacacacaACTCAAATATGTAATTGGCTAATCATATCGCCAACTAAATGCATTTAAGCATATAGACATGTTCAAGATGACCTGCCCAAGATCAAACTGAACCTcgaaatgaggaaaaaaagggaCTGAAGTCACTCTAAATGTGGTATGATGCCACATGGGCTGAAACTGCTGATCtcctgggattttcccacatggccatctctggggtttacagagaactgtccaaaaaagagaaaatatccagtgagcggcagttctctgggtaaaaaaaatgcctttttgATGCCAGAGATCAACATGGCAAGGCTTATTCAAGCAGAGAGACAACAGGTAGACAACAGTAACTAAAATAACCAACCATTCCATGTAAGTAAtgcaaaaaatcatttctgaaCGCAAAACAGCAGAAGATCACACTGGGTGCCACTTCTGTCTGTTAAGAATAGGTAACTGAGTCTATAGTTTGCACAGGCTCACTAAAATTggacaaaagaaaacagcaaaaatatcTTGATTTCTACAATGACGTTTGAATGGTAGAGTCAGAATTTTGCATACACAGCATGAAAGCATTGATCCATCTTGGATTCTTAGCTGGTGGTGCTATGGGGGATATTTTTTGGCACATTTTGGCCCCCTTAGTACCAAATGAACATCATTTAAATgtcacagcctacctgagtattgttgctaaGCATGTTCTTCCCTTTATGAAAACAGTGTAAACATCACACCATGGTTGGTTGGTTTCTCTGTCTTATTCTAGGGTCTTTACATTACCATATAAAGCATCgtgaagtgactgttgttgtgatttggcgctttaGAAGTAAAATGTTATTGAATTGAACTGCCGAACATGatgatgagttcactgtactcaaatggcccaCAGTCACAGGCTCTCAGTCCAACAGAGGACCTTTGGGATTTGGTGGAATGGGAGAATCACACCATGGATGTGCAGATGAATAATTGGCAGCAACTGTGCGATGCTATCGTGCCAATGTGAACCCAAATGAGTAATGTTTGTGGAACCTTGTTAAATTGATGCCATGAAGAGCTGGGGTaattctgaaggcaaaaggaagATCAACACAGTGCTATCAAGGTGTTACTGATAAACTGTGCACTTAGTGTATATAAAACATGAATATCAGACTGTTCCCAGAGTTTCTCAGCCTAAACATTGAATGTTGATTTTTCTACTTTGCTAGAAGACAAACATCAAGTGTCCTTGAGCAACAAACTGAGTTCTGGGCAGCTACAGGGGATCTTATTTGTTATATCTACCAACAAGGatagagacagaaagaaaggaaggTTAGCTGCACTTACAGAGCCAGACTATATGTACATCCAATATGACACTAGAAGAAGTACTTCTGCAAGCTCGAGCAAAGCAAAGAGCTTTAGAAATGGCTGAAGAGCTGAAAAAAGATGAAATATGACCAACTAAAAGAATTCAGGACTGCAAATATGCTTgtataattatttaattaaataagatggataaaataaataaaatacataacaaaaataagtataataagagaaaataaaacaatttaaagtaCAGGTATagtaaaataaatcattaaaataaaaatggttgGTTTTGAGTTTGTGTTCGCAGATatcactttcagctgctcctcaAAGCTAAAAATTTAAACTCTCCCCCTAAAAGCTCCCCAAAGATTTTTGTCCCATAATTTGGAAAAACTAAAAGAGTCCCATCAAAGGACCCGAGAGACAATCTTCGCTCATAGGCTGGAAGAGTGTCAGACACGTAGGCTGGTGCAACTCAGTGTAACGTGTTCCCTACTTCTGGTCCTGGTGAGCACACAAGGGGCAAAGTTATGAATCAGTCGCGAgtgatttgtaattttttttttttttttgcttagtcTAAATGGGAGAGCATTGCACTAGTCTGACCTGCAGGATATAAAAGTGCGTGTTAGTCCCTTTGAGTTGCTCAGAGAGTGAAATCGCCTTGAAGATGCCATGTTTTTCAGAGGTAAGTGTTTGAAGTGCATTTTCACTCAAACATGGGAAAGATCCTCTCTTGTTCAACCAGCATACCTCGGCCTTTATGTGAGAACAGTTTTCAACCACTTGATCCAAAGATAACATAACGTTGGTGTAAAATTCTACGTAGGCATGAAAAGACTGAAGAAATCAGTGACGACACTTAATTATTcgccatttttgtttttaccgaAAAATATGCAAGTAAATGAGAGGATTGGGGCTTTGCTTTGCAGACTAAATGATTCTGACAGCGTTATTATTGATTAGCTACAACATGACAGCTTTTCCCATACGGTGAAATTTCTCAATCTGTGTACTTCAGACAACTTTTCACAACAAGGAGGCTTGTTTAATTTGCAGATGTTTCTCTGAATTTCTCTGAACCGGCCTTTAAAAGCTTGCACCTCAATCCAGACCTCTCTGCTTTAATGAGCTTCATTTTGGTTATTGTGATTTGTGTCATTCGTCATCATCTCATATTGCCAGCAGAAGTAATTGCAGTAATTATCCACATGGTGAACCCACTtgaacaaagaaaagcatttcaATAAAGAGATGAAGCTTTCAAGCAAGCTGATGACCTCCGCTGTGTGTTTGCGCTCGCACAAGTGTGGGTTATGATTCAACGCATATAGAATTAAAACTATGCAATCAGACGATAGAAAATAATAGCCATTGAGTGGTGAAATAGCCGTTGTTCCTCCTTAGATGTTTAGAATTACAAAGAAGTGAGATATTGTGCACTGAATGAATTTCCACTTCACAAATtgaataagaaaaataattaaatgaacattttaaaatattctaaTTTCCTCTGTAGAATCAAAATGATCGTAAGGACAATCCAATTCAAATAGCATTACCAATTATAGCCTGAGGGCATGGCTATAATGTATTATATTATGATGTGaacataaaataaacagtgtAATGTTTCATCACTTACAGAGCCTGTAGGAGTACTGACACTCTACATCTGCGTCCATTATAAAAGATCATCAGTGATAGTTTTCTAAATGGAACAAATTTCAAGTCATGAACTCTTGCAAGCATTACAGCATTCCTGCAATACTTGTTGTCCAGCAAACAAATTTCAGCGAAGCTCAGTTATAATTCTGTGCTAATTAAAGAAACGTCTTTCCTTTCTGGATTCCCTCTTTAAAAGAATCAtgcagaaaatgttaaaaacattcCCTGAACATCACATGGCAGCAGTGGCATTGCCGTGTTTAACATTTCCTTGTGTGGGTAGGTAAAACTTAAGAATAACTTCATTTCTTACGGATACATTTTGATCAGAGTCATGAAACATTCAGAGCATGCACATCGCATATTTATCCATAAGAGTGTGGAATCTGTTAAGCCTGCGAGAGCCAGATGAAACCTGTTTTTATGCCCCACACAGTTGGCACAAGCGCTAAAGAAAATTTTTTCAAGTATGCTGATCGTGTAGCAACACTGCGAGAATGACATCAGGAGTAAAAGCGTGCTGTTTGTGAAATGCAGCTCTTAATTCCTCTGCGATTTTCTTCCACCTTAATGAATGAGGTGCTTTTATATGGCATTTTTCAGGGCTTACTGACCACTCAAAGCAAGGACACTTCAATATGTGGACCGGAGGAGCCATGGATCTTTTGATTGAAGTGCAGCCCGCTCTGTTTCCTGAGCCACAGCACCCCACCCCCTCACAACACACCCCCAGATTCCTTGCAAATAGTTACTGGGCTTCAAGACTTTAAAGATAGAATATGCACTATAAAGAACACCACTAAAATAATTAATCGACCATGTACTTTGGAGTAATTTTGAGGTATTTTGACTGAACACTTGCATTTTTACAAAGTAACTGATTCAggtcaacaaaacaaaactttcctTATTAATTTCTTATAAATTGATCCTTTAAGTGTATTTTACAAGTAATGCTTGTGATCTTTTACTCAGCTGTACAAAACTTCTACCTTTTTGTCAAGCATGTAGTTTTGTCATGCTGATTGTTGTGAGCTGAGGTTCAGGGAAGTCACAGAGGAAGCTCTGAGGGTGTTTATGCTCTGTGAATATGTACTATTGTCATGTTAATGTGCCTGGTAGCCTCTGATGATCCTCAAGGCGGGATTATATTGTACAACTGAACGCTGAATTCACACTTTCTCAGGAGAGCCAAGGGCAGAATCAGAGGATTACTAAACTGCATCTAAAAATCAATGTGGGGAAACTCTCGGCTATATCAGCACTTAGACTACACACTGGAGGCACGTGTGTTTGCATTCTTTTTACAAAGAAAGGGTGCATTTAAGAAGCAGAAGCAAGCTTTTGTTGTGGCACCAAAGCTTCTGCTGCTATAGCCCTTCAGTCTGCTTTATGTCCGCGATGCCTTTTCACTTAAATAACCTACACAGCAGAAAATTTTCCCAAACATGGGTAAAATCAGAAACATCCCTATTCAGCAGCAAAGCCCTTAATCTCTTTCCATGCTTAAAGGCATAATGTCAGCATGGGAAACAGTTATATTACATTAAAGATTGCAAGCAAAAAACAGTTCTGAATTAGCCAACTTACTGGAATTTATCATTTCCTTGTACCAGTGCTGTCATGTCTCAATGACAGTAGTATTGCATAAAACAGTGATGACAAAGAAGAAGGATGGGAGAAGGATGAGTTTATGCTGAAAACCTGTGCATCAGGAAGCAGGAAGCAGGAAGCAGGAAGGGATTCATAAATAGTCAGGgataaaaccaaaaaacaataaGTAGAATTAACAAAATGATATCAAGCTTCACCTGTAGTTACCATCCAGATAAAGcaaatatttgattaaaaaagcAAGCATTAAACCAAGTACATAAGTGTTTTAACagctttttcttcctgtcacaCTGCGTCTTTTACTGCTTTCTCGTCCCTGCAGGTCAAATATGACACAACCTATCAAGGTATTTGACGTTAGTGACGTGCCACTTATTCATCTCCACTTTGAAGTCACTCAAACTTTCTCACACTGACTGTACATCCAAAGGTGAGTCAGAGGACATTGCGAAATCTTCCAATGACTCAATTAAACACGAGTAAATACGAAGCTTGGAACTGAAAAGATACTTTGGACTCATTGCTAAAGTGATGGGAGAACGATTTaaacatgtcagaagaaaaagaaatgcagctCAACAGGTGGTGAGACTGTGCAACTTGGACTCAGTGACTACCCACAGATGCAGTTGCATTGTGGGCAAAGGAGGAGAAGAATGCCAGGGATGAATAACTGGCCTGTCTCTTTCATTGATTTCCCCTGAAAGCAATAGTGAAGAGGGAACTCCTGGAGGCTCAGCTGAATAGTCTTTTTCAATCCAAATCCTGAGAAGGCTCAGCCTCTCTGTGGGCAACAAATTCACTGAGTAGAGCATCTCAGACTGCTTGAATTGAATgtttggctttaaaaaaaaaaatcataaatagTCTTTAATCAAAGCTAGAACACCCATCAAGACTGGAGCAATTTTCTGCTCTGCGGCGCAATTACATTAtcgctttctttttttgctttgttcctTCTACATGATGCCCTGGGCATAGATCACCTGCTTCAGTTCTTCGTCACATATCACACATACCGGAGCGATATCGCTGACAAATAtgataacattttaacaacctGAGTCAGTAGGGGGAGTGGTCCTGCAGGCGTGAGGTAGGCGTAGACTTCTACACAACAGCTGACACTCAAAAACCGGGAGGACAGCGTCGGTCTGAGGCTCGTCACAGAGGAGGCGCTCCGGTGAAGTTCTTCCCCGCGCAGCGCAAGTTTATACGCGCTCGAAAATTCCCAGACGGTACAGAGGTGGATCCTACATAATTGCTTTTGTGGAAGCGGCGGTGCTGTGAGCGGAGAGCCTCCAGCTGCAAGACATGAAATTTTTGTCGAGTGGACGATTGTAGTTAAAAAGGTAAGAGATAAACGGCGTTTCCTGGATCGGCACCCAATACAACCGTCATATGGAAAATATAACGAGAAAAAAAACCAGCTTGTCTGCATGATttctagtttgtttttttttccttttagctgTACAGAATTTAATTTGCAGAACAAACCgcacctgctttttttctatttgtttccTGTCGCATTAAAAGCAACATCTACCGTGAGAGCGTTTGACCTTTTAGcgcatatttattattttagctCTGATTTCTAAATTTATAAATTGTTGATCAGTAGTTGCAGAGAATAAAACCAGGTGAAACTCGGCTTATCGACGTTTCCCTTCGTCTTTTGATGCCATCAGTTGACTGTACATAAATCATTGGCACGGTTACATAAATGACAGCATGTTTATTATAGGGGCAGATACTACACAGTTCCTGTTTGACTTGAAGGTGATTCGTGTTTGCGGACGTTACACGGCAGAAAGTTTAAGGACACTGATTATGTTAAAGGAAGTATCGTTTGCTAGTTTAACTTCCTTCTAGGATTTCGAGTTGTAAAACCTTAATATTTGTCTTTCTGCCAAAATATTCACCTGTTATTGGTCTACTCACAGCTGTTGTCTTTCCTTGTAGTTACTGCTGCTGGCAGAGAagaggctgtttttttttttttcttcttgctttTCAATCAGACCTTGTCCACAAGCAGCTGCTCTTTCAATGTGGGATACAGTTTTAGTGCTTTCGCCAGGCTGAAATCCTCCAGGGTCAGGACCTCACTCATGGCAGCTTTGCTCCTTGGGCTGCTGCTTTTTGCAATGCAGTCCCCGCCAATCCCCTCCAGGCCAGTGGCCGACGGCGACGAGGGGCCACCTTTACCTCCAACCTCATCACCCGCTGACAACGGGACCACCAGCCATCCAAATGGGACACTCCAGCAACTTCCTCATATTCTAATTATTGGCGTGAGGAAGGGAGGAACACGGGCGCTGATTGAGATGCTCAGCCTGCACAGCTCggtggctgcagctcagaaCGAGGTGCACTTCTTTGATTGGGAAAGTCACTTTCAGAGGGGCTTGCCTTGGTATCTCAGCCAGATGCCCTACGCTTTCCCCGACCAGCTGACGGTAGAGAAGACGCCGGCCTACTTCACCTCCAGCAAAGTCCCTAAACGCATCCATCAGATGAACACTGACATCAAGCTGCTGCTTATCCTCAGAGACCCCACAGAGCGGGTGCTCTCGGACTACACCCAGGTCTTTTACAACCGTCTCCAGAAACACAAGCGCTACCAGCCCATCGAATCTGTGCTGGTGAAGGACGGTGAGATCAATCTGGGATACAAGGCTCTCAATCGCAGCCTTTACTATGTCCACATGCAAAACTGGCTGCAATACTTCCCACTGGAGAGCATTCATATCGTGGACGGGGATGAGTTGATCAGAGACCCCTTCCCTGAGATGAAAAAGGTGGAGAGGTTCTTAAAGCTGGAGCCTCAAATAAACGCTTCAAATTTTTACTTCAATAAAACTAAAGGATTCTACTGTTTGAGAGACCACGGGCGAGAGCGGTGTTTACATGATTCGAAAGGCAGGGCTCACCCTCACGTGGCTCCTGCCATCCTGCAAAAACTCTACCAGTTCTTTCATGAACCCAACAAGAAGTTCTTTGAGCTGGTGGGTCGAACATTCACCTGGAAATGAACGTCAGAGTGTCCATAGTTGGTTGTAGAGTTTCTTGGGGAAATGCGTGGTTTTTCCACACTAACAATGTAGACAGAGAGTCAAAGctaatgtaaaattaaagtaaatCTATTTTTGTACTAGTGTGTTTGCTACAG encodes:
- the hs3st1 gene encoding heparan sulfate glucosamine 3-O-sulfotransferase 1, which translates into the protein MAALLLGLLLFAMQSPPIPSRPVADGDEGPPLPPTSSPADNGTTSHPNGTLQQLPHILIIGVRKGGTRALIEMLSLHSSVAAAQNEVHFFDWESHFQRGLPWYLSQMPYAFPDQLTVEKTPAYFTSSKVPKRIHQMNTDIKLLLILRDPTERVLSDYTQVFYNRLQKHKRYQPIESVLVKDGEINLGYKALNRSLYYVHMQNWLQYFPLESIHIVDGDELIRDPFPEMKKVERFLKLEPQINASNFYFNKTKGFYCLRDHGRERCLHDSKGRAHPHVAPAILQKLYQFFHEPNKKFFELVGRTFTWK